A genomic window from Pocillopora verrucosa isolate sample1 chromosome 7, ASM3666991v2, whole genome shotgun sequence includes:
- the LOC136282222 gene encoding LOW QUALITY PROTEIN: SNW domain-containing protein 1-like (The sequence of the model RefSeq protein was modified relative to this genomic sequence to represent the inferred CDS: deleted 4 bases in 3 codons) encodes MINFRPTRKHEELSLKRSYTTKLLHAQPTQVAQTPQAAPVHHYTPSQQGVAFNSGAKQRVIRIVEMQKDPMEPPRFKTNKKIPRGPPSPPAPVMHSPSRKVTVKEQQEWKIPPCISNWKNAKGYTIPLDKRLAADGRGLQDPHINDKFAKLAEALYIADRKAREAVEMRAQLEKKVAQREKEKKEQKLAALAKQAREERAGIRATAERSEEERERDQLRHERHKERERDRRISKAAPDKRSKLQRDKERDISEQIALGLASAPPSQEAMFDQRLFNQSKGLDSGFAGDDDGYNVYDKAWRREGSTANAIYRPSKNVDRDVYGDDLEKLVQTSRFQPDKGFAGTDRGQRRDGPVQFEKEEEDPFGLDKFLTEAKKGKRPLDEPSRSRDHDSRSAKRKR; translated from the exons atgatTAACTTCAGACCAACCAGAAAACATGAGGAGCTCTCTCTCAAAAGAAGTTACACAACAAAATTGCTGCATGCACAGCCCACT CAAGTTGCTCAGACGCCACAGGCAGCCCCAGTACATCATTACACACCTTCCCAGCAAGGAGTAGCTTTCAACTCTGGTGCTAAACAGCGAGTCATT AGAATTGTGGAGATGCAGAAAGATCCTATGGAG CCACCAAGATTTAA AACAAACAAGAAGATCCCTAGGGGACCCCCCTCACCTCCTGCGCCAGTGATGCACTCACCAAGCAGAAAG GTGACTGTGAAAGAACAGCAAGAGTGGAAGATCCCTCCCTGTATTTCCAACTGGAAGAATGCCAAG GGGTACACCATCCCTCTTGACAAACGTCTAGCCGCAGATGGGCGTGGTCTTCAAGACCCCCACATCAATGACAAGTTTGCAAAGTTGGCTGAAGCACTGTACATAGCAGACAGAAAG GCTCGGGAAGCTGTTGAAATGAGAGCTCAGCTGGAAAAGAAGGTCGCGCAGcgagagaaggagaagaaagagcAGAAGTTGGCGGCGCTGGCCAAGCAAGCCAGGGAAGAACGAGCTGGCATCAGAGCTACTGCAG AGCGGTCTGAAGAGGAGAGAGAAAGAGACCAGCTGCGTCATGAACGACACAAGGAGAGAGAACGAGATCGTAGAATCTCTAAAGCTGCACCCGATAAAAG GTCCAAACTTCAGCGTGACAAAGAGCGTGACATAAGTGAGCAGATTGCATTAGGCCTGGCTTCTGCTCCTCCCTCACAGGAAGCAATGTTTGATCAGCGATTATTTAATCAAAGCAAG GGCCTGGACTCCGGATTCGCTGGAGATGACGATGGATACAATGTGTACGACAAGGCCTGGAGACGAGAGGGCAGCACAGCCAATGCAATCTATAGGCCGAGCAAGAATGTGGACCGCGATGTTTATGGAGATGATCTGGAAAAACTGGTTCAAACAAGCAG gtttcaGCCTGACAAGGGATTTGCTGGCACAGATCGTGGTCAGCGGCGTGACGGGCCAGTTCAGTTCGAAAAGGAAGAGGAGGATCCTTTTGGTTTGGACAAGTTTCTTACAGAggctaaaaaaggaaagaggccGTTAGACGAACCCTCCAGATCAAG ggatCACGACAGTCGGAGTGCGAAGAGAAAACGATGA
- the LOC131783963 gene encoding tyrosinase yields the protein MVNPTITYLVFVVVTIPWVEGQFPRVCTDRDSLRDKKCCPVPKGFNARCGSDGDRGQCQELAIRDWTIKYSHYRSSHRDDERHNWPRALYHKVCKCNANYAGYDCSRCAFGYYGSTCTQKKNLIRRNFLSLTAEEKDRYMKYVNKSKEYASDFVVTSTPYNKINETIMKGDDPKDLFYDVTYYDLFTWIHYYAARDTILPNDEKEPDIDFAHDGQGFPSWHRLYLLAWERTLQEVGNDEEFALPFWDWTGNPNQCDPAICSKELLGVTDQTTGTVKGDYFNDWYVLCTHEKTEDLTKPCDPTDIRYDLKRNTDDEKEKKEKEKGYDMTFPKKTEVNFALRFETFDLPPYNKSSSCNFENILEGYASTESGHHHPDVHGLHNRIHIVIGGEMGDVPSASNDPIFPLHHAFVDRIYEKWLRKFKKDANVLSTYDAPIGHNRDDVIVPLFPVYTHQQMFKKSFEFGYDYQDVDEKGRSPDDEKEDESKSLGDCPTGPPISAASGKLMCWWLMSVMLVWQLLLAD from the exons ATGGTTAACCCCACCATCACATACCTTGTCTTTGTTGTTGTCACTATACCCTGGGTTGAAGGCCAGTTTCCCAGAGTCTGCACTGACCGGGACAGCCTGAGAGACAAGAAATGTTGTCCTGTCCCTAAAGGCTTCAACGCACGATGTGGTTCCGATGGAGACAGAGGACAGTGCCAGGAATTGGCCATTCGTGATTGGACAATCAAGTACAGCCATTACCGATCGTCCCATAGGGATGATGAGAGACACAACTGGCCGCGTGCTCTTTACCACAAAGTCTGCAAATGCAACGCAAACTATGCAGGTTACGATTGCAGCAGATGCGCGTTTGGCTACTATGGCAGTACCTGCAcgcagaagaaaaatttgatacgAAGAAATTTTCTAAGCCTGACAGCCGAGGAGAAAGACCGATACATGAAATACGTCAACAAGTCGAAGGAGTATGCAAGTGACTTCGTGGTTACGTCTACTCCTTACAATAAGATAAACGAAACCATTATGAAGGGTGACGACCCAAAGGACTTATTTTATGATGTCACTTACTATGACCTGTTCACGTGGATACATTACTATGCTGCACGTGACACCATTTTACCTAATGATGAAAAGGAACCTGATATCGACTTCGCACACGATGGTCAGGGATTTCCCTCATGGCATCGGTTGTACTTGTTGGCATGGGAGAGAACCTTGCAGGAGGTTGGAAACGATGAAGAATTTGCCCTTCCTTTCTGGGACTGGACTGGGAATCCCAATCAATGCGACCCAGCAATTTGCTCTAAAGAGCTCCTTGGCGTAACGGACCAAACTACTGGCACTGTAAAGGGAGATTACTTTAATGACTGGTACGTCCTTTGTACCCACGAAAAAACCGAGGATCTAACAAAGCCGTGCGACCCCACCGACATAAGATATGACTTGAAACGGAACACAGATGatgagaaggagaagaaagagaaggaaaaaggaTATGATATgacatttccaaaaaaaacagaagtcaACTTTGCGCTCCGTTTTGAAACCTTTGACCTCCCACCTTACAACAAAAGTTCTAGCTGCAATTTTGAAAACATCCTAGAGGGTTATGCCAGCACCGAATCTGGTCATCACCATCCTGACGTCCACGGCTTGCACAACCGGATCCACATAGTTATTGGAGGAGAAATGGGGGACGTACCTTCGGCATCAAACGACCCGATTTTTCCTCTTCATCACGCGTTTGTGGATCGTATCTATGAAAAGTGGTTGCGGAAGTTTAAGAAGGATGCGAATGTGCTATCCACTTACGATGCACCCATTGGTCACAACAGAGATGACGTCATTGTGCCGTTGTTTCCGGTTTACACTCACCAACAGATGTTCAAGAAGTCTTTCGAGTTCGGTTATGATTACCAAGACGTCGAtgaaaaag GCAGGTCTCCTGATGACGAGAAAGAAGATGAATCAAAGTCTTTGGGAGATTGTCCAACTGGCCCCCCTATATCTGCAGCGTCTGGAAAGCTGATGTGTTGGTGGCTGATGTCAGTCATGTTAGTATGGCAGCTACTGTTGGCTGATTGA